The segment atatttgttttctaataGCCAATCAAATATGTGTTGTATTCTGATGTGATAATATTCAAGTTCACAACCACTAATCAGGGCATTCAGAAAAagaattccaataaaataaatataaaattaatatttttcctgagaagaaattcaataattgtagtgaatctattttcattttaatatatttaaaatatttttaacctaattgcataaaaaatataagtccttaaaaattaaaaaaaaagacatttttcagTATAAGGaagcttttaaagaatatattactgaggagaaataattataaaaaaggttTAAGAGATTCACAAggcttttaaatattgcaatagtttgattgcaatatttaaattgattgatttcatatgataaaaagaattttaaaagcgCGAAccaagatgtttttaaaaaatgtttaagttattttaagtcttttaaattcattatcgCATTTCGTATAGCCAAGGAAATaacatatacttttattaaagggactatgctgaatttattgaaacaggTTGCATCACCCCTAGTGATGAAAGaaagtagtttcaaaaataattaaaaaactaaaggAAATCGGCCAAAAAGTCAATAAGAAAAACGTActctatattataataaaaacatagggaaaaatttcatagagttatttaaaaaatttgcagggatatttctgattaaaattttgaacctcCAGTGACTTCAAAAAGGGTTCgtcctaaaagtgaaaaatattttctccagtatTATCATACAGTTTTTCCGACTTTAAGCAATGGCAGTGTTAATCAGTGAAATTTAAACAacgaagaaagtaaacaaaataataaaaaaggaaaatctgaaaaatgctCTCAATGGGAGGGGGgaagataattttaatagcaaatatccCCTCCAATTTTATTCCATGAAATTTTTTCCTATACTTTTTTTATGGTATAGCGCGCATTTTCTTGGATATTTTGGTCGAACtgctttatctcttttttttttttttttgtaatgtagtTATTTTAATGCTAGGGACTCTGCAACTTGTCTCAATACATTCAACATAGTCACTTTATTATATATACGTGATAGTTCCCTGGTAATAAGAGACACCTTATCgaatttaaagggcttaaaagGATTTTATCGATCACCCTGTAGATATATCtactaattagatttttaaaagttaatttataacttttcagCTTTGAAagtttaacatattatatatatttgtaataattagaCTGTCCACAATTTTACCAGGTGAAAATTGAAAGATCATTTTTTCCGTAAATGCAAATcatcccaatttttaaaaaaatcttgtctaACATTCAAGAATGGTGCTTCGTATCTAGGACACTGCGTGGCACTTCCAAGGCGCTTTCGTAATATTAAACAGAGattcagaaaaatgattttaaaatgaattgactTACTTGCTTTCTTAGCAGCTGGTTTGGCAGATAATGTAGTTTTTCTTGTCCATTGCTCGACTGTTGTTAACTTTTTTGGAGCAACTGTTGTTTTCTTCTTGTACGTTTCTTTAACTTTTTGCTTCACGCTGCAGTTTTTCGGTACCTTTACGGAAGAGCAGGAAGCCCTTTGGACAGGGCCGGACACCTTTCGACATGTGGACACTGACCACGAGTTGTTCTTTTTCTTTGCAACTGTTCTCTCCATTAGTAGCCGATTAACAAAAACACCACAGTAGAGGGAATAAACAAGGATTCTAGTTCAAGGCATCAATCGTTTACTTGTTTTCAGAAGTTCCTGTGCAAAAAAGTAACAACGATTTTAACTTATGCTCATTTGACTGATTCAAAATTGTCGCGAACAGAAGAGTTTTAATTTCAACAACaggattgaaaattttatagaataaagttatattaaccatgaaaagaaaaaaaataatatcaacattGAAATGACATCTATTTTCAAGGTAATCaggtataaaaagaattatttaatactcTTTTGACAATATTAACTTTGATATTTATGTTATCTTATCGATTACTTTTAATCCATAATATTACAATTTGTAAAGGGACGAGACTCTATAATAATAACTTCATATGAAGTAGATGAAAAGAATGGACgaatttcaggaacagttatttaattactttctaagttccacatttctcaagacaaaacaaacacaaacacgaaaatacacgacactcgcttagaatacaatctaacaATGATCACCAAGAAGGATAATGGGAAATATACTTTGATGTTAATAAAACAACGCCATCTGTTGCATCAAaagagtttcaggaacagttatttaattattttctaagttccacatttctcaagacaaaacaaacacgaacacgaaaatacacgacactcgcttagaatacaatctaaaaATGATCACCAAGAAGGATCAGGGAAAATATACTTTGATGTTAATAAGacaacgccatctgttgtatcagaAGAGAAGGTAGCAGAATTGTAATATAGTGGATCTTTCGTACTAcacttatctatacttataataaagctcaatgtgtgtgtgtgcgtgcgtgtgtgtgtgtgtgtgtgtgtgtgtgtgtgtgtgtgtgtgtgtgtgtgtgtgtgtgtgtgttggcgctctacaggccaggtcatttgacatacagctatcaaatttggtacatgtataccttagaggtcgggaatgtgcacctggggtccctttttttgaaattttaattattaattaaaaactaactttcccgccaaaaaaatcttccattttccccaccgccaaatgagtaaggcttcagttttattttctcccaacagtaatgaggctagggttaacatttttcggcggattatttcaaacgattctgtttattttcttaatgttttatgcatttaaaattaaacattgttaattaatccatgtttcagattcattctgaagtacttttgaattaaaataaaacagaataaaggaaattaaaaaggcataatctgcatagcgttaccccaactggcgtagaaaaattcacgcattttcgTTACcttaactggcgaagaaaattcacgcctgcgcattgtgttctgattgttgccatgacaaccgttatcaacggatgatttaaattatttttaggttagttgcatggtTAATTTCATATATGATTTCATATATTAGGTTACTTTCATATATGAtagttttattattgtttaaaatgtttgtaagtCTTATCGAACACaatatttcgtaaattatttACAACTCAAATCTTAGcaatatgaagtataaaatagTCTTGCAAATGGAAATAGTCATTTCCtgtttaaagttcaaatttcagtttaaatggCATTAAATTAGGAAGACACGTAGCACAAAGAGCATTACCAAATAGATATTCTAAAATAGTACGTTatacatcaataaaaatttgaagttatatttcagaaatactttCTCTGAAGAATCCTTTAAAGTAAAGTAGTctctaaaagatttaattgattttttagcAACCAATAATCTCGAAGTATCAGTTTATCGCCGAAGGCGGCTAGTATCTCTAAGCAAAAAGAGGAATAAACAGTGAAACTCGTTATTAAGTTTGTTATTcagcattgtttaaaaaaaagcagaataacTAAAACTTCTTACGctacaattaatgaaataaaaatattttttatataaacggAGGCTTGGGATTTAACacgtttattatattatttaaaagaatttggtaagtaaattagctaaaaaaatttgaaaattaattaatatattaaacaaattttttaatttcatttacttttcattttgcaatttttttatctgtcGTTTCTCAGCTCACTACAAGTGATGTCATTAGtatcattaaatgataaataataataactgattactaattaactaataattattaactggtaattattatttgaaaatatttaaatagtaacggtcagaaacaataaataaatgcgcaaaatttcaagattccaccataaaaaagaagaagaaatatattagtaaattCTACTTCTAGAATAATAAAATgagctaaataaatatatttttaaaaaataattgaaatccgAAACTCAAGTTCGAAAAATTGAAACGTGATAAAATGTTGAGCTTCATTGGtcctttttcattttcaactgaCGTTATTACATCACCCATTGTGTTCTATTTgcaatgatttttacatcactcAGTTTAAAGAAAGGCTGAAACGTGAATATTGGTAAAAACAAGAGTATGAAATTATTCCTGTTtagaataacttttgaaaatgttttttaaatttagtttagtttagttatattaacgtcccgttgtaaagcaacactagggctattttgggacggacctcgtaattttgaaccgcggtcagatgacgaggacgacacctgagctgccaagtatagagataatattgtaatagtcaaaaaattcgaactcgagattttgaagaatctcctcATTTTAGAGACCCCCTTGAgttcgaaaatcatattttttggaaaatgtctgtctgtctgtgacaaagataacgcaAAAATTCTTTgacgaataaaatttagtattctgtctttacatcaaatttgtggatttctatcaaatattgaacaatatcCGGTAAAAGggagtctgtctgtccggttgttcgaatataagttagcacgaataactataaaacaaagagagctaaatagataaaattcattacataaatttaacatctttagtataaACACTTagcaaaatttgatccaaatctcTAAAGAaactgaccgtctgtcggtctgtactttcagaaacatgtaaacgtgacaaaacaaaaatgcaatgacttaaatataccaaatttggtagaaattttgGGACTTTAAGAGTAGTTTTGTATCCAagatttgtttcaatcggttgggaaaaaggCGTCTAAATATCAAAGtcgatttttgtatacttttagcCCAtgcagggattaattgccaaaagcTCTCGCCAAGGATTACGATAGATACAGTAATAATGCTgcattcacgccaaaggttaatattttacaactattgtacgccaatggcaTTCAAGGCTTTCACTGGGATAACATCTATATTAGATAAAAGGCGAaaaagttttgggagaccacttcTACTGATCCAGAAAATATACTAgtctaaaaaatgtaattacatttgtttacttggaaaataaaaatcctttttcctgTTTCATGAAGTCAATTCACATGACATCACAGTCACTTTATAAGCATCGCAGTGACTGACATCTGACAACGGTTGATGTCAGAAAATGTTTGTTGTTTTGTTTGATGTTtgatgtttaaaatgttagtcAAAATTTTGCCTGTGGTGTCCAAAAACGCTGGCATAACTTTTATAAAGGAGGCCTTCTATCCTGGGAATTCCAATTTGGATCACTATTAAAGCCACCTGTGAACTGATACGTTTCAAATAAATCaacttaaatgtaaattaaaaatgtagtcaGCTCACGTGACAAATGAAATTGCGCATGTCATTTAAAATGTAACTGTATGTAATGTTACTATACGAAGTGGAGTCCTTCATATAAAATATGCCACGGATTCAAAACTTAAATCTGAGCAGTAACAAGACTTTATCatggaaacataaattcaaaatttcatgaacagaaattttcattaatttttttctctcttttttcttgcattattttgtaaatttagatGTGAAAATACAAAATCATTATCTGTATTTctatagaaagaaattaaaatttgcgaATAAAATGAAACgcataaaaatctgtaataataatatacacaCAATTTCTTTCTTATGGAAGGTCGCTAAAacctacaaatatttatttaaaaaaagttggcatcgttcattaaattattctgaaaaaaaattatatgtgaatATAAATACTTCAATACGTGCTTCACATTAAACCAAAAGGAATGCAATTTCTTTGAACTCACCGTATGGTGAAGATAAtggaaaattaatgaaagaataatacTTATTTCTATTGATTAgtctggttcaaaatttgacattgaattataattttattttaaatggtacTTTCTAAAGCTGAtaattgagtttattttttaattaatatactcaCATACAAGCGAATATATATCGACAAAATAGTGTTAGTCCAAAATATGATATGCATCTGcattttttgttgataaaataatacactatatttaaattatatatctcaTTCTTCTTTTCATTTACTCTCAAATAGGCAGATAATTTACTTGGTGacaaaataatccaaaatttaatgagatttaaaattttagtataaaagaCCTTGAACCATGTCTCATTTCTCTagcttgtttcatttttgaagtgTCGTATTGACAGATGGGATATCGTtcacattcaaattaatttacagCATTCAGAAGAAAACTAAAACATATCAATTTATTCAAAGGTCAAGATAACAAATTTTAACGATTGTAATACTTTCTCTTGGCGTACATTACATACCAGATAGCAAAATCGGATATTTGACTTTTTATGAGAACTGAGCTCTTCTCGATAACGAAAATCATTGaatgtaaattgaaaataaagagagggagaattgtaaataaattttacatctaatataaaaatataagaagaaagaaTGAAGTGTTTtcattatagaagaaaatatttagtttctggTTTTATTAAGGGTTTGAGTAAAAAGTCCGAATTAATgttacagttatttatttacaggttacGTTACACACTgacaatttacaaacaaaattttgaaataatttttagatatatataagaGCGTGGATCAAAGCATGCAGTATATGCCGTTGTCTAACCTGAACTGAATCATAGCACTACAAAACTTCAGAGGGCGCTGTCTGTGACGTCATCATAATCAGCTACAAGTTCTTAAAGTGTTTGCTTTCTAATAGCAAATCAAGTATTTGCTGTGATACCACCATCTTACCACATAATAAGTTACACATTTTAATACGTAACAAAAGAATTCTGTATAAAATCACTCCAAAATTGGCATAATATGTGAATACAGGCTCAATAAATACAATGAGcattgtgtttattttaatatattcaatataaaaatttaaaaaaatacttatatatgtcttaaaatttcaaaatctaaaaatgcttgacttttttattataaatatcttcttaaaattaaactaaaattattgacCATAAATGAATAACAATCGATTTAACAAATgcataatgttataaatattgtagtataaaatttcaaacgattgcaataaaaaaaagttagttaccatgttaagtaaatttttaaaaacaaattttagaatttttggcttttcaaatctatacactttatacatttaataattagagaaatctctcttttttttttatctgacttaaattgaaaaatgcaattttttaaaatacaaatatacccACTTCCCTCAAACAATTTGCAACGACTCGTTTTCAAAGTTAGGCTTACAGTATACCAGAAGTATTTGAATTTGTATCTTAAGGAAGACAAAATCGCTGTTAATCGgcttgttttcaaaattatgcttataatataccaaaagtatttgaatttgcATCTTAAGGAAGACAAAAATCGCTGTTTGTAAACTTGTTTTCAAAGTTAGGCTTACAGTTTAccaaaagtatttgaatttgcATCTTAAGGAAGACAAAAATCGCTGTTAGTAGACTTGTTTTCAAAATTAGGCTTATAACATAccaaaagtatttgaatttgttttttaaagaagacaaaatttctgttaataaaaaaataaaaaaacttaatagaatggaaatcatgaataatttcttcaaatacataattcgttaatacataaaagaaaaaatgagctTACCTCCTAATCATTCAAACATGGTCAAACCAAATACCGTTGAAGCGAGGAAATTTTGACATCCTTATCTCGTCGAATGTATCAAAGTACATGTAATCCACTAAACAATCCTATCTATTGAACTTCTATTTTCATTCCTAAACCACGGGacagttaaaaaagaatataagaagaGATAATTGTTTTGTAGTGCAGCAATATTAAATCAACTTCAAAATACatgaaatacatttcaatttaaatattttcagaatacttattattattcgtaaaattaaaaattcatgaatttctttcgcatataaaatttctatcgtatttcgtatattttaaacattttttttttcatatttaaattgttaaacaatataataacttctaaataataacaatatagcAATTATTGTAACTGACCAATTAAATTCAAGTcagaaattcagttaaaataattaaagtttttttggTTTTGTTCAGTATCAagtacagtaatttttaaaaagaagtacattttctttccatttaaaattaaagtaaaatctttcgatttagaaaaaagaaaagcaatcgAGTATTTTGAAAACCCGGATTAAGAATTCTTTaccaaagaaatgaaaaatatagaagttaagccctttttttttttttcatcataattaaacTAAACCGGCTTAAAAAGGATTGAAAACAGCTCATgggaaaagtttttcttttcaaatctgtCGAAGAAAATATTccgataaaaatgaataaaatcgaaTTACTGTTTCTTTCTTTTCGAATCTAATAACCTTATCAGTACATATTTATtcctacagattttttttttaaattcaaaatgacttttttacagtatcttacttaatttttactttttggttATAAATTTTTCGCATTACTCTATTATCCATGTAaaagaacataataaaataaataatagaaaattttaatccattatatttttacaagttttatacTATAACTCTTGGAGTCATAGATTTATCTATGTTCTTATAGTATAATTCTTACTTTCTTTGCCATATATTCTTCTATCATAATTCTTGCAAGCATagtttttctatgtttttatatatCGTTTCTTGTAGCCATAGTTTCATCTACgtttttatactataatttttgtaattatgattgTATCTATATTCTTATTCCATAGCTCTTTTAGTCCTAATTATATTTgctctttttatcattatttttatgttctgtACCACAGATTCTTATGTTTTATTCTTATACTTTTACTAtagattcttatgaaaattttaattattcaatcttAAGATCTCGAAATAGTTCTTTTTTATCCTATTTGTCTACAAGTCAGCTGGTAGAAAAAGGGTCTCTTGGGTTAAGTGTAAGGGATATTAATCAATCAAGTTTGACTTCGATTTAACATATAACTCTTATTTAAATATCCTATAGCCAAAGTCtaataaatgttgttttaagctgaaaattctgaaattaaagttattccAAGAAATCTAAAATTCCAGTCAATAACCAAAATATCGAAAGtcgattctttttactttttcttaaacaaatagaagaaatactgtaatcgttaaaaaaaaaaaaaaaaaaaaaacccttgaatTTGAAAGTTTGATGAATCACCACGTTTCACTTCTTTCAGaggtcgaaaaacacatttcaggTATTATATATGTATGTCTGTCACCATATTAGCTCAAACCCGCTTTGAGATAGAGGActgaaattcgatatatagaattacgaccaaatttgtagatttctaacgcATTTTGAAAGACACCCATtctcaggaagtctgtctgtctagctgttcgaatacaagtgaaaTCAATAACTCCAATAACTTCAACtgaagttttgtatcaaattttgatgacaATTGGCAGTAAAAaggcataaaagaaatatattctcgCTATAGATTtggtaaaaatgttagatttactacaaagaattatattttgtaactatcattTACCTATTCATGGTAAATATTCTGGGATAAACCCAAGATCCACATTTTTATGCGGAAGAAGGGGGATAAAAGTATGGAGTGTTTATTGAAGAGTAGACAAGAAGGAATGAGAATAAGGAGAATTTATTGAAGAGTTTTTTCATATTCTCATTcctttgtttttttgaaaatgtaagtcATAGATATTTGTTTATGTCTTTATATTTGCTTAGAGAAAATGCAAGTCATAGATATTTGTTTATGTCTTTGTATTTGTTTAGAGAAAATGTAAGTCATAGATATTACTATTCTTTCTTAACTCGAATCTCAAAACCAAAACTATCGAACACGTATTCTCCCACGTGGAAAGGATTGAATTAAGACaggtcttttaaataaaaagttaaattttattattagcttCTCTGATAAACAAGGATGGATTATCACTCTGACGATTCTAATACtcgaatattcttttttttttttcttttctcaaatgcAAGGATGTGATATCAGATTAATGATGTTGAGTTCGCAAATACATGtgaagtggatattttatgttaaaagtttattacggtaagttattaattctttaaatgaacaaaattagaTGACAGGATGACTTAAGAAAAAGAAGacaactgatttttttatcaaaacaattatcTCTGTTGTTGCTAGACAACCAATGTTGCTAtcgcacaaaaattaaaatgtacagaaattaaaaataagatgaaaaggAAAACATAGAGGACGCTACACATGTTTAAAACtgatcatttcttaaaaatagtaattGACAGCGTTTGGCTATGTAGACGAGGCTACATGATGACGTAACAACATTTGACAACAATacttaaaaacaacaaaattaaacatatgaTGTTATGCTTTTACATACGAGTAACATTATCGGCGCTTAATTTCTAATGAGCTgcaaatatcaaaacaattttctaGTGAGAAATTCACTGAATGAAATTATTGGCACGTTCGTCAAAGTTTGGCATCTCACATTCGTTCATGAAGTTGTGCCAACAGATGGcagttaaattattctttataattattacattttactgCTGTAATATTTGCTAATTTGACTcggaagaaataataatttatcattaataaacgtttaaactgatgaaattttcCCCATGTAATTCaagataaaattcttcaaaaagacTATACATATTTAGCAAATAAGAAAGTAAGTTTCAATGAAAAACTCAACTCAAAATGatgatgataaaaaataacattcgTTAATTGAATCTTTGTCTTTTCTTGAAACATAAACCCCGAGACATTTGCAAAGAAAATTAGTCCAACTCACTATCAAACATTTCTGTCTTTGAACAAATAAATGCAAatcaaattttgtcaaataaGTTAAATGCATAAGTCCTATCTAGGcaagctatgaaaaaaaaatcaaattttctcttttacttaAATTGTGGACATAACACACTTGATAACGAATATCATTTACGATTCGTTTACGAGACatatctttctttaataaatatttattcagtcaTATCTAAATACTAGAAGGGAATTAATAAGAGGGACAATATTTGAATATCTCTACTTTATTCTGaaactttaatagcttcttaacAATCtcaaaaaaccaaataaattttaaataaaaaataagtgatttacaacgattttttagaaatgtattaagGTTTAGGAAATATGGATTTGTTTCCAAAGCAAAAGACACGAAGAATTTGATGATCAAACATACCCTTAACAATCGTAAGACACTTTTAGAACCAACAGGAGTGGTTTTCTCTAAACTTCCTCACATATTCTCTGATAAATTCACTTGCGCTTTATTAACCTTACGCCTATGCCGAATAATGGTTAAGAAAGGGCCTATTAGAATGTTTTCGTTGGCAATTAATCGTTGCGATGCAGTTAATAAACAAGTATTAGAAAACCTATTTTGaaagactctttttttttctttttctttttttttttgatggtgCATTTGTATTTTGGACGTCTTTCTTTCAGATCGATCGAAACTAAAAATAGATACAGAAATTTACTCGTGATCACAATATCGCACcgcaaatttcttatatttaggTCATGGGTTTTTGAGTTAGAGTGTTTATGTGCTTTTGAAAGTGCAGATTGTCAATCCCATGATGGATTAAGCTCCAAATGTGATGCATATCTGTACTTAGATTTtgaatctgtgtatcaaattttatccttttaactCTCTCCGTTCTGTAGCTACCATGTTAACTTTCATTCGAACAACCGATAAACAggcttcctctgaatgaatttcgttcaaaattttctaaaaacctACAAATTTAGCCTAAAGGCAATATCCCAAATTTCAGCTGTCTTGATCAagccgtttttgaattattgctttcaaaaacagtgaggcataattccaaaagtatGTTTTCCGGATTCAAAGAgatctgaaatatggaaattcttcaaaatctcgagttcaaatgtTTTGACAATatcaatagtttctttttataCACTTcgttattgaaaacaaaatcgaCTATCgactctctctcaaaaaaaaaattttttttatgaattttcttaggTTTGTTTAGCTTCACTATTCACTTTTCGTTTTACGATACACTTAGCTCTCCAGAGACAAAAACTGTtcaaggaaaacaaaaataattctggaattttgaaaaaaaaaaaatgataatttctttaCATCCCCGGAAGACATTTTAAAACGACctattatgttttaaaactttcttaaattaaaatttcttgcaagatgtttttttattgatggtgatatttttacatttgctATTACTAACTCTTTCACTAATACACAATATCAATActaaaatcatttgttttatcaatgttaaaaatatgttaaag is part of the Argiope bruennichi chromosome 10, qqArgBrue1.1, whole genome shotgun sequence genome and harbors:
- the LOC129988768 gene encoding uncharacterized protein LOC129988768, with the translated sequence MERTVAKKKNNSWSVSTCRKVSGPVQRASCSSVKVPKNCSVKQKVKETYKKKTTVAPKKLTTVEQWTRKTTLSAKPAAKKASSSGYKPKPKKVTASARSKVVVNNTNNNWIQVWPSDYF